GTCGCAGAGCGGCCAGAACGTGACCGCCACCAACGAGTCCTACAACGGCTCGCTGGGTCGCGGCGGCAGCACCACCCTCGGCTTCAACGGCTCGTGGAGCGGCAGCAACCCCAAGCCGACCTCGTTCACCCTGAACGGGGTGGTCTGCGGCGGTGTCACGCCGACGACGCCTCCGCCCACCACGCCTCCGCCGACGACGCCCCCGCCCACCACGCCCCCGCCGACCACGCCTCCGCCGACGACGCCCCCGCCCACCACGCCCCCGCCGGGGCAGAAGGTGGACAACCCGTACGCCGGGGTCAAGGGTTACGTGAACCCGGAGTGGAAGGCCAAGGCGGACGCCGAGGCCGGTGGCAGCCGGGTCTCCAACAACCCGACCGCCGTGTGGCTGGACCGGATCGCCGCGATCAACGGGACCCCGGACAGCAGCTCCAACGGCGCGATGGGCGTCAAGGACCACCTGGACGCCGCCCTCGCCCAGGGTGCCGGCTACATCCAGTTCGTGATCTACAACCTGCCCGGCCGGGACTGCTCGGCGCTCGCCTCCAACGGTGAGCTGGCCGCCGACGAACTGCCGCGCTACAAGGCGGAGTACATCGACCCGATCGCCGCGATCCAGAGCCAGGCCAAGTACGCCAGCCTGCGGATCATCAACATCATCGAGATCGACTCGCTGCCGAACCTGGTCACCAACACCTCCGGCAACGCCGGTGGCACGGTGCAGTGTGACGTGGTGAAGGCCAACGGCGCGTACGTCAACGGTGTCGGCTACGCCCTGGCCAAGCTGGGCCCGATCGGCAACGTGTACAACTACATCGACGCCGGCCACCACGGCTGGCTGGGTTGGGACACCAACTTCGGCCCGACCGCCGACATCCTGAAGACCGCCGCGGTCGCCTCCGGCAGCACCGTGAACAACGTGCACGGCTTCATCACCAACACGGCGAACTACTCCGCCCTGAAGGAGCCGTACGTCAAGATCACCGACACGGTGAACGGCCAGACCGTCCGGCAGTCCAAGTGGATCGACTGGAACTACTACGTCGACGAGCTGTCGTTCGCCCAGGCGTTCCGCACCAAGCTGGTCTCGGTCGGCTTCAACAGCAACATCGGCATGCTGATCGACACCTCCCGTAACGGCTGGGGCGGCACCGCCCGGCCCACCGGCCCGGGCGCGACGACCAGCGTCGACACCTATGTCAACGGTGGCCGTGTCGACCGCCGCTTCCACGCCGGCAACTGGTGCAACCAGGCCGGTGCGGGTCTGGGCGAGCGGCCGAAGGCCAACCCCGAGCCGGGCATCGACGCCTACGTCTGGGTCAAGCCCCCGGGTGAGTCCGACGGCTCCAGCTCGCTCATCCCGAACAACGAGGGCAAGGGCTTCGACCGGATGTGCGACCCGACCTACACCGGTAACGCCCGTAACGGCAACAGCATGAGCGGCGCACTGCCCAACGCGCCGATCTCCGGTGCCTGGTTCTCCGCTCAGTTCCAGGAGCTCATGAAGAACGCCTACCCGGCGCTCTGACGGACCTGCCCGCCGCGGCTGGAGTGAGGCACTGACGCGGTAGGGCGCACCCGGGCCCCCGGTCCGACCGAGAGGTCGGACCGGGGGCCCACCCGTGGTACCGGCGTCCCCGTGGGGTGATGGATGGCGCGCGGGCACGCCGTGGCACGGACCCGGCGCGAAGCCCGCAGCGGAGCCGGATCCGCCCGGCGCGACGCCCGCAGCGGAGCCGCATGCGCCCCGGCGCGGCAGCGCCCGCAGCGGAGCGGGATCCGCAGGGTCAGGGCACCGTCCGCTCCACCGCGGCCCGGCCCAGTTCGGCCAGGTCACGGCGAGCCCGTTCCAGGTTCGCGGGCGTCAGGTCCTGACCGCGTGCCATCACCAGGTCCTCCGGCTCCCAGGGCTGTTCGGCCCCGGTGCGGATCTCGTCCCCACCGGCCCCGGTGCCGGTGCCGGTCGCCCCGGTGCCGGCGGCGTACGGGTCACCGATCAGGTCCGCGGTCGGAGCGTCGGCCGCCGCCGTCGGGCCGTCCGGCTCGACGAACGACGGGTTCGCCGGGTCGACGCCACCGGCCCGGGTCATCCGTGGCACGGTGGAGTCGTCGTCCACCGCGGCGGCCACCTCCGGGCGCTCCTCCAGCGGTCGGTTCGGGTCGCGATCGGTCATGGTGCCGCCCTCCTGTCCCAGACGCGTTGCCGCGCCCCGGGTACCCCGTCCGGGCGACCCCATGCCGGGCGCGGATCAGACCTCCCGGGCCTCCTCGGCGGTGGGCGGCACGACCGGGCGCAGCCACTGCCAGGCCAGCATGAGCAGTCCGAAGACCAGCATCGCCAGCCCGGCCCACAGGTTGATCCGGACGCCCTGCGCCTTGTCGATCTCGGCAGCCGAGTCGAAGAGGCCGACCAGCCCGACGATCACGCCGTACGCGACGAAGAGGCCACCGATCACCCGGCGGATGTCGAACAGCCGGGCGGCGGCGGACCGCTTCCGTTCGTTCTCGGTCTCGGCGACCTGCGGGTCGTCCGCCCGCTCGCTGTGCTGGTCCATGGCCTACGCCTCCCTCTCGTGACGGACCGGGCTCAGAAGACCGGGATGTAGAAGAGCACGGCCAGCACCAGCGCGATCGCACCGAGCAGCACCGGCGACCGCCACCAGACCTGGTCCCCGGCGAGCACGTCGCCCTTCAGGTCGATCCCGCCCATCCCGTAGACCAGGCCGTGCAACTCCTCGGCCCGCTTGGGGCGGGTCAGTGGGGTGACCACCGCCGCCACCACGGCGACCGTGACGAACGCGATGCCCGCGCCCCAGAAGCTCTCCTCCAGGTCGGAGTTGAAGTGCACCACGCCGGCCTTGTAGAGCAGGTAGGTCGCCAGCGCGGCCAGCGTGCCCGCCAGCAGCGACCAGAAACCGGCCAACGCGCTCATCCGCCGCCAGAACATGCCGATGATGAACGTCGCGAAGAGCGGGGCGTTGAACAGCGAGAAGAGCGCCTGGATGTAGTTCATGATGTTGCTGAACCCGGCGGCGATGAACGCGGTGCCAATGCCGACCACCACGCCGACGACGGTGGCGATCCGGCCGATCCGGATGTAGTACTCGTCGGACCGCTCCCTGCGGACGTACGCCTGCCAGATGTCGTAGGTGAAGACGGTGTTGAAGCCGCTGATGTTGGCCGCCATGCCGGCCATGAACGAGGCGACCAGGCCGGTGACCGCGATCCCGAGCACCCCGTTGGGCAGCAGGTCGCGCATCAGCAGCGGGATCGCGTTGTTGTAGACCAGGTCACCGGACTCGGCACCGAGCCCCTTGACGGTGACCAGCGCGATCAGGCCGGGGATCACGGTGACCACCGGGATGACCAGCTTCGGGTACGCGGCGATGATCGGCGTACGCCGGGCGGCGCTCATGTTCTTGGCCGACAACGCCCGCTGCACCTCGGCGAAGTTGGTGGTCCAGTAGCCGAAGGAGAGCACGAAACCGAGCCCGAACACG
Above is a window of Micromonospora rifamycinica DNA encoding:
- a CDS encoding glycoside hydrolase family 6 protein, giving the protein MNLWRSMSARRRAFALTGASVLVAGGLVTIPVTAAQAATQCSIDYTTNDWSGGFTANVTIRNVGDPISNWTLGFTFPNSSQRVTQGWSAKWSQSGQNVTATNESYNGSLGRGGSTTLGFNGSWSGSNPKPTSFTLNGVVCGGVTPTTPPPTTPPPTTPPPTTPPPTTPPPTTPPPTTPPPGQKVDNPYAGVKGYVNPEWKAKADAEAGGSRVSNNPTAVWLDRIAAINGTPDSSSNGAMGVKDHLDAALAQGAGYIQFVIYNLPGRDCSALASNGELAADELPRYKAEYIDPIAAIQSQAKYASLRIINIIEIDSLPNLVTNTSGNAGGTVQCDVVKANGAYVNGVGYALAKLGPIGNVYNYIDAGHHGWLGWDTNFGPTADILKTAAVASGSTVNNVHGFITNTANYSALKEPYVKITDTVNGQTVRQSKWIDWNYYVDELSFAQAFRTKLVSVGFNSNIGMLIDTSRNGWGGTARPTGPGATTSVDTYVNGGRVDRRFHAGNWCNQAGAGLGERPKANPEPGIDAYVWVKPPGESDGSSSLIPNNEGKGFDRMCDPTYTGNARNGNSMSGALPNAPISGAWFSAQFQELMKNAYPAL
- a CDS encoding sodium:solute symporter family protein; the protein is MDGAGLRLDMNALDYGILALYFVTVLGVGFAARRAIRTSVDFFLSGRSLPAWVTGLAFVSANLGALEIIGMAANGAQYGIMTVHYYWIGAVPAMIFLGIVMMPFYYGSRVRSVPEYLRLRFNRPTHLLNAISFAVAQVLIAGVNLYALALIMQALLGWPLWLAIVVGAAIVLAYITVGGLSGAIYNEVLQFFVIIAGLVPITVIGLVKVGGWSGLMASVRDSKLGEAGLHAWEGTGSTANPLGAHWLGIVFGLGFVLSFGYWTTNFAEVQRALSAKNMSAARRTPIIAAYPKLVIPVVTVIPGLIALVTVKGLGAESGDLVYNNAIPLLMRDLLPNGVLGIAVTGLVASFMAGMAANISGFNTVFTYDIWQAYVRRERSDEYYIRIGRIATVVGVVVGIGTAFIAAGFSNIMNYIQALFSLFNAPLFATFIIGMFWRRMSALAGFWSLLAGTLAALATYLLYKAGVVHFNSDLEESFWGAGIAFVTVAVVAAVVTPLTRPKRAEELHGLVYGMGGIDLKGDVLAGDQVWWRSPVLLGAIALVLAVLFYIPVF